Proteins from a genomic interval of Geodermatophilus obscurus DSM 43160:
- the otnC gene encoding 3-oxo-tetronate 4-phosphate decarboxylase → MADHPELRGQVVALGASLFARGLTAGRTGNLSVRVPGGFLVTPTGASLGQLSTDQLSLVDLQGDHLDGPRPSKEAFLHAAVYRARPQDSAVVHTHSTHAAAVSCLADVDPHDVLPALTAYYVMRVGRLPLLPYHAPGDRSLEELAERTARTSHAMLLANHGPVVSAADLASAADAVEELEETARIHLLLYGRRTRPLTPEQVTALRRN, encoded by the coding sequence GTGGCGGACCATCCGGAGCTGCGCGGGCAGGTGGTCGCGCTGGGCGCGTCGCTGTTCGCCCGCGGACTCACGGCCGGGCGCACGGGCAACCTGAGCGTCCGCGTACCCGGCGGGTTCCTGGTGACCCCGACCGGGGCGAGTCTCGGGCAGCTGTCGACCGACCAGCTCAGCCTCGTCGACCTGCAGGGGGACCACCTCGACGGGCCACGGCCCTCCAAGGAGGCGTTCCTGCACGCAGCCGTCTACCGGGCCCGGCCGCAGGACTCCGCGGTGGTGCACACCCACAGCACCCACGCGGCCGCCGTGTCCTGCCTGGCCGACGTGGACCCGCACGACGTGCTGCCGGCCCTGACGGCCTACTACGTCATGCGAGTGGGCCGGCTGCCGCTGTTGCCGTACCACGCTCCGGGCGACCGCTCGCTCGAGGAGCTGGCGGAACGGACGGCCCGCACGTCGCACGCCATGCTGCTGGCCAACCACGGGCCGGTCGTCTCTGCCGCCGACCTCGCGTCGGCCGCCGATGCCGTCGAGGAACTCGAGGAGACCGCCCGCATCCACCTGCTCCTGTACGGACGGCGGACGCGGCCGCTGACGCCCGAGCAGGTCACGGCGCTCCGGCGGAACTGA
- a CDS encoding GntR family transcriptional regulator, with product MSVEGSMASEVTDDVPPPLELGRAAGAPLYAQIRDALRHQIDSHSLPPGAPLPTEEALQARYGVSRSVVRQALGDLADLGLIVRQRGRGSVVAPRPEHRRRADRAGGLRQQVEASGHHLRTEIVELAVDEAPSAAAAALGVTDTWRLERIRRVEDEPLVFMRTWLPRELFPHLSAEDLDGGSLHDWMRARGVEPQGGPRQLQAVPADEAVAAHLDLGVGVPVLLLQGVTRDEYGRGLEWFTAWHRPDTVFDVDAHVRPRSPGAGGGEELGRVRELVQELALLLGTQSPQA from the coding sequence ATGTCCGTCGAGGGGTCCATGGCGTCCGAGGTCACAGACGACGTCCCGCCGCCGCTGGAGCTCGGCCGCGCCGCCGGTGCGCCCCTGTACGCGCAGATCCGCGATGCGCTCCGGCACCAGATCGACAGCCACTCGCTGCCGCCCGGAGCACCGCTGCCGACCGAGGAGGCCCTGCAGGCGCGCTACGGCGTCTCGCGGAGCGTGGTCCGGCAGGCGCTGGGCGACCTCGCCGACCTCGGACTGATCGTCCGTCAACGCGGCCGCGGCAGCGTCGTGGCACCACGCCCCGAGCACCGGCGGCGCGCGGACCGAGCCGGCGGCCTCCGCCAGCAGGTCGAGGCCAGTGGCCACCACCTCCGCACCGAGATCGTCGAGCTGGCGGTCGACGAGGCGCCGTCCGCTGCCGCCGCCGCGCTCGGGGTGACCGACACCTGGCGCCTCGAGCGGATCCGGCGGGTCGAGGACGAGCCGCTGGTGTTCATGCGCACGTGGTTGCCGAGGGAACTCTTCCCGCACCTGTCGGCCGAGGACCTCGACGGCGGCTCCCTGCACGACTGGATGCGGGCGCGCGGCGTCGAGCCGCAGGGCGGCCCGCGCCAGTTGCAGGCGGTGCCCGCGGACGAGGCCGTGGCTGCCCACCTGGACCTGGGCGTCGGTGTGCCGGTCCTGCTGCTGCAGGGGGTGACCCGGGACGAGTACGGGCGCGGGCTCGAGTGGTTCACCGCCTGGCACCGGCCGGACACCGTGTTCGACGTGGACGCCCACGTCCGGCCCCGTTCGCCCGGGGCGGGCGGCGGCGAGGAGCTCGGACGGGTGCGCGAACTGGTGCAGGAGCTGGCCCTGCTGCTCGGTACGCAGTCCCCGCAGGCCTGA
- a CDS encoding 2-keto-3-deoxygluconate permease has product MSDVLRTSPSKFPMFEAMRRVPGGLMLIPLTLGVLMNTFAPDALGIGGFTTALFKEGALALIALLVLATGASITGTHNGKGAAGTTLVVLLAKTLIPITLCVVLGLTVGVDGILGVSILGLIAIFGNSNGAMWLAFAGEYGDERDRGAYVASAFDDGPFLALVFLGASGLADIPLLALVAALVPFLIGLFIGAVDREWTKVLDAVPNVVIPFMSFAVGTGIDLRTVLTGGAAGAVLGVGVVVLTGGLTYLGYRFLLRRGRESGIGFAAGTTAGNAVAVPAAVAAADPNFAPFVASASAQAATAVLVTALLAPTVAAWIMKRAGALEPVPLPVVPPKPHHA; this is encoded by the coding sequence GTGAGCGATGTCCTGAGGACGAGCCCGTCCAAGTTCCCCATGTTCGAGGCGATGCGCCGGGTCCCGGGCGGCCTGATGCTCATCCCGCTGACGCTCGGCGTTCTCATGAACACCTTCGCGCCGGACGCACTCGGGATCGGGGGCTTCACCACCGCCCTGTTCAAGGAGGGCGCCCTCGCCCTCATCGCCTTGCTGGTCCTGGCCACCGGGGCGTCCATCACCGGCACGCACAACGGCAAGGGCGCCGCCGGGACGACGCTGGTCGTCCTCCTCGCCAAGACCCTCATCCCCATCACGCTGTGCGTGGTCCTCGGACTCACGGTCGGTGTCGACGGGATCCTCGGCGTCTCGATCCTCGGGCTGATCGCCATCTTCGGGAACAGCAACGGCGCCATGTGGCTCGCCTTCGCCGGCGAGTACGGGGACGAACGGGACCGCGGCGCCTACGTCGCCAGCGCCTTCGACGACGGCCCCTTCCTCGCCCTCGTGTTCCTGGGCGCCTCGGGCCTGGCCGACATCCCCCTCCTGGCGCTGGTCGCCGCGCTGGTGCCCTTCCTCATCGGCCTGTTCATCGGCGCGGTGGACCGCGAGTGGACCAAGGTCCTGGACGCCGTGCCGAACGTGGTCATCCCGTTCATGTCCTTCGCGGTGGGCACCGGCATCGACCTGCGGACCGTCCTCACCGGGGGTGCCGCCGGTGCCGTCCTGGGTGTCGGCGTCGTCGTCCTCACCGGCGGGCTCACCTACCTCGGCTACCGGTTCCTGCTCCGCCGGGGCCGCGAGAGCGGCATCGGCTTCGCGGCGGGCACCACGGCCGGCAACGCGGTGGCCGTTCCCGCCGCCGTCGCCGCCGCGGACCCCAACTTCGCGCCCTTCGTCGCCTCCGCGTCCGCCCAGGCCGCCACGGCCGTCCTCGTCACGGCCCTGCTGGCTCCCACCGTCGCGGCCTGGATCATGAAGCGGGCGGGGGCACTCGAGCCCGTGCCCCTGCCCGTGGTCCCGCCGAAACCCCACCACGCGTGA